One Dreissena polymorpha isolate Duluth1 chromosome 9, UMN_Dpol_1.0, whole genome shotgun sequence genomic window carries:
- the LOC127846475 gene encoding complement C1q tumor necrosis factor-related protein 3-like, with amino-acid sequence MKEKSAIPQVRFHARLSDGHRSYTTNQDVVYSTVLINDGGGYSPTTGHFTAPVAGVYMFTVQYCPYSNKYAYLEIVHAGRDLQRSMHNGQEGATSVCVSMQAFTKVAMGDKVWVRAISSSEIYHFGSSRWNSFAGLLISL; translated from the exons ATGAAAG aaAAAAGTGCGATACCACAAGTAAGGTTTCACGCTCGACTTTCCGATGGTCATCGCTCATACACTACCAACCAAGACGTTGTGTACAGCACAGTCCTGATCAACGATGGTGGAGGCTATAGCCCTACCACTGGGCATTTCACAGCGCCCGTTGCGGGAGTGTACATGTTTACGGTTCAGTACTGTCCTTATTCGAACAAATATGCCTACCTTGAAATTGTCCATGCAGGCAGAGATTTACAGAGATCCATGCACAATGGTCAAGAAGGTGCGACTTCAGTTTGCGTCAGCATGCAGGCCTTCACTAAGGTTGCGATGGGAGACAAGGTCTGGGTGCGGGCTATATCTTCTAGTGAGATCTATCATTTTGGCTCCAGCAGATGGAACAGCTTTGCTGGGCTGTTGATTAGCCTATAA